Proteins from one Amycolatopsis benzoatilytica AK 16/65 genomic window:
- a CDS encoding flavin-containing monooxygenase produces MSANNFRVCVVGAGSSGIAAVKVLAERGIDVDCYELSDRVGGNWVWGNRNGVSAAYRSLHINTSRKRMEFSDFPMPAHLPDFARHDQIADYFAAYLEHFGFRDRIRFGTGVTHVQPQPDGSFAVSLSTGDTVAYDAVLVANGHHWDPRLPEPMFPGVEGFTGEVMHSHAYTEEEQLAGKRVVVVGMGNSAMDIAVDASYHASETYLSARRGVHVIPKYVWGRPYDQIGGSEWLPSALRWPMARRLMAAATGPMTRYGLPAPDHKFAQAHPTMSSRILDRLAHGAITPLPNIDRFDGDEVVFADGRRVAADLVVFCTGYKISFPFFDRDFLDPSGDNEIRLYRRLFHPKVPGLYFVGLVQPLGAIMPIAERQAQLIADHLQGRYHLPGAAAMDREIDTHRRRIQRRYVASKRHTIQVDYDDYMRDLRLERRRGARRPAGRTPADRPVASAAVREGVPA; encoded by the coding sequence ATGTCCGCGAACAATTTCCGGGTCTGCGTCGTCGGCGCGGGCTCGTCCGGGATCGCCGCCGTCAAGGTGCTCGCCGAGCGCGGCATCGACGTCGACTGCTACGAGCTGTCCGACCGGGTCGGCGGCAACTGGGTGTGGGGCAACCGCAACGGGGTCTCCGCCGCGTACCGGTCGCTGCACATCAACACCTCGCGCAAGCGGATGGAGTTCAGCGACTTCCCGATGCCCGCCCACCTGCCGGACTTCGCCCGGCACGACCAGATCGCCGACTACTTCGCCGCCTACCTGGAGCACTTCGGCTTCCGCGACCGGATCCGATTCGGCACCGGCGTCACGCACGTACAGCCGCAGCCGGACGGCAGCTTCGCCGTCTCGCTGTCCACTGGGGACACCGTCGCCTACGACGCCGTCCTCGTCGCCAACGGCCACCACTGGGACCCGCGGCTGCCGGAGCCGATGTTCCCCGGCGTCGAAGGGTTCACCGGCGAGGTCATGCATTCGCACGCCTACACCGAGGAAGAACAGCTGGCCGGCAAGCGGGTCGTGGTGGTCGGCATGGGCAACTCCGCGATGGACATCGCGGTCGACGCGTCTTACCACGCCAGCGAGACCTACCTGTCCGCCCGGCGCGGCGTGCACGTGATCCCGAAGTACGTCTGGGGCCGCCCGTACGACCAGATCGGCGGCTCGGAATGGCTCCCGTCCGCGCTGCGCTGGCCGATGGCGCGCCGGCTGATGGCCGCCGCGACCGGGCCGATGACCCGGTACGGCCTGCCCGCGCCGGACCACAAGTTCGCCCAGGCGCACCCGACCATGTCCAGCCGCATCCTCGACCGGCTCGCGCACGGCGCCATCACGCCGCTGCCGAACATCGACCGGTTCGACGGCGACGAGGTGGTCTTCGCCGACGGCCGGCGGGTCGCCGCGGACCTGGTGGTGTTCTGCACCGGGTACAAGATCAGCTTCCCGTTCTTCGACCGGGACTTCCTCGATCCGTCCGGCGACAACGAGATCCGGCTGTACCGGCGGTTGTTCCACCCGAAGGTCCCCGGCCTGTACTTCGTCGGGCTGGTGCAGCCGCTCGGCGCGATCATGCCGATCGCGGAACGGCAGGCGCAGCTGATCGCCGACCACTTGCAGGGCCGCTATCACCTGCCCGGCGCCGCCGCGATGGACCGCGAGATCGACACCCACCGGCGGCGGATCCAGCGCCGCTACGTGGCGTCCAAACGGCACACCATCCAGGTCGACTACGACGACTACATGCGCGACCTTCGGCTCGAACGCCGACGAGGTGCCCGCCGCCCGGCCGGCCGCACCCCGGCCGACCGTCCGGTCGCCAGCGCCGCCGTCCGCGAGGGAGTGCCGGCATGA
- a CDS encoding TetR/AcrR family transcriptional regulator, with product MPTGTWERLPEQRRAAVLAAAEAEFAARGFSGGSLNTICRAAGVSKGSLFQYFADKADMYVHLAELASLRIRAAMEAEIARLDWAADFAGALNELLDAWVRYFYDHPQERAITAAANLEPDPTARTPVRAAVNCHYLAVLRPLVEDAVARGQLRADTDVETVLSLLLLVLPHLALAPHVAGLDPVFGLVAGDSAHAVAVARRLTGAMLAPFLAG from the coding sequence GTGCCGACGGGAACCTGGGAGCGGCTGCCGGAGCAGCGCCGCGCGGCGGTGCTGGCGGCCGCCGAGGCGGAGTTCGCGGCGCGCGGCTTCAGCGGCGGCAGCCTCAACACGATCTGCCGGGCGGCAGGGGTGTCGAAGGGCAGCCTCTTCCAGTACTTCGCCGACAAGGCCGACATGTACGTCCATCTGGCCGAACTGGCCAGTCTCCGGATTCGCGCCGCGATGGAGGCGGAGATCGCCCGGCTGGACTGGGCGGCGGACTTCGCCGGCGCGCTGAACGAACTGCTCGACGCATGGGTCCGCTACTTCTACGACCATCCGCAGGAACGCGCGATCACCGCGGCGGCGAACCTGGAACCCGACCCGACCGCGCGGACTCCGGTCCGGGCGGCGGTGAACTGCCACTACCTGGCGGTGCTGCGTCCGCTGGTCGAGGATGCGGTCGCGCGGGGGCAGTTGCGGGCGGACACCGACGTCGAGACGGTGTTGTCGTTGCTGCTGCTGGTGTTGCCGCACCTGGCGCTGGCCCCGCATGTGGCGGGGCTGGACCCGGTGTTCGGTCTGGTGGCGGGGGATTCGGCGCACGCGGTGGCGGTCGCGCGCCGGTTGACCGGCGCGATGCTGGCGCCGTTCCTGGCCGGGTGA
- a CDS encoding IclR family transcriptional regulator, whose amino-acid sequence MTNQRTYGSGLVRDVDLLEVLARPEARGGLGVSRIAELSGRDKAQVSRALATLADAGLVDRDEHTRAYRPGWRLFALATHATETHLAQLAAPFLRTIVARLNETTHLCVLRAGQVFTVRSELASHAFRGLGWEGVGVDPFTTSPGRVLLSEWDAETVGQWWRTFPPASAPPLPDLPGPAAPVAPLTLERLTAKLARIRRRGYETVDEEFEPGLVGVSAPVYGFRGDLVAAVNVSAPKSRLGGRLPAAGRFARTVADRISETLGAGR is encoded by the coding sequence GTGACGAACCAGCGCACCTACGGTTCGGGCTTGGTCCGCGACGTCGACTTGCTCGAAGTCCTCGCCCGGCCGGAAGCCCGCGGCGGGCTCGGCGTGTCCCGGATCGCCGAACTGTCCGGGCGCGACAAGGCGCAAGTGTCGCGCGCGCTGGCCACGCTGGCCGACGCCGGGCTGGTGGACCGCGACGAGCACACCCGCGCCTACCGGCCGGGCTGGCGGCTGTTCGCCCTCGCCACGCACGCCACCGAAACGCATCTCGCGCAGCTCGCCGCGCCATTCCTGCGCACGATCGTGGCGCGGCTCAACGAAACGACGCATTTATGCGTGCTGCGCGCCGGACAGGTATTCACCGTCCGCAGCGAGCTCGCCTCGCACGCTTTTCGAGGGCTCGGCTGGGAAGGCGTCGGAGTCGACCCGTTCACCACTTCACCCGGACGCGTGCTGCTGAGCGAATGGGACGCCGAAACCGTCGGGCAATGGTGGCGGACGTTCCCTCCCGCTTCCGCTCCGCCGCTGCCGGACCTCCCCGGTCCGGCCGCCCCGGTCGCTCCGCTCACCCTCGAGCGGCTGACCGCGAAACTGGCACGGATCCGGCGGCGCGGTTACGAAACAGTCGACGAGGAGTTCGAGCCGGGACTGGTCGGCGTGTCCGCTCCGGTGTACGGCTTCCGCGGCGACCTCGTCGCGGCCGTCAACGTCTCCGCGCCGAAATCGCGGCTGGGCGGACGGCTGCCGGCGGCCGGGAGGTTCGCCCGCACGGTCGCCGACCGGATTTCCGAGACGCTCGGCGCGGGGCGGTGA
- a CDS encoding mandelate racemase/muconate lactonizing enzyme family protein has translation MKIADIQLLAGTLPLDPPFEAAWDPVPRTRFDATVVKVVTDEGVVGYGSGDTMAGFEQYADLFLGQDPMAITRHVRALETISFHAGRYWPLEIALWDVLGKVLGVPVATLFGGAADAVPAYASTGRLLPAAQRAETMIAARERGFRAAKIRLPADDFAGGITTMSAVRDAVGPEMALMVDLNQAWRMPGDVRRSLDPAAARRFAAALAELDVFWLEEPLPLDDRAGLRSVREATGVRVAGGEMVRTFRELLDLVESDALDVYQPDVALAGGMSRARTLAELVLARNRLFTPHTWSNGLGLLANLHVTAGVGGGPYLEFPYDPPSWTPRRRDFLLATPLDIDADGLLHVPSAPGLGIDVDEERFGRKP, from the coding sequence GTGAAGATCGCCGACATCCAGCTGCTGGCCGGGACGCTGCCGCTCGATCCGCCGTTCGAGGCCGCGTGGGACCCGGTGCCGCGCACCCGGTTCGACGCGACCGTGGTCAAGGTCGTCACCGACGAGGGCGTGGTCGGCTACGGCTCCGGCGACACGATGGCCGGGTTCGAGCAGTACGCGGACCTGTTCCTGGGCCAGGACCCGATGGCGATCACCCGGCACGTGCGCGCGCTGGAGACGATCTCGTTCCACGCCGGGCGGTACTGGCCGCTGGAGATCGCGTTGTGGGACGTGCTCGGGAAGGTCCTCGGAGTCCCGGTGGCGACGTTGTTCGGCGGCGCGGCCGACGCGGTCCCGGCTTATGCGTCGACCGGTCGGCTCCTGCCTGCCGCGCAGCGCGCGGAGACGATGATCGCGGCCCGCGAACGCGGCTTCCGCGCGGCCAAGATCCGGCTGCCCGCGGACGATTTCGCCGGCGGGATCACGACCATGAGCGCGGTCCGCGACGCGGTCGGCCCGGAGATGGCGCTGATGGTCGACCTGAACCAGGCGTGGCGGATGCCCGGCGACGTGCGCCGCTCGCTCGACCCGGCCGCGGCGCGGCGGTTCGCGGCCGCGCTCGCCGAACTGGACGTGTTCTGGCTGGAGGAACCGCTGCCGCTGGACGACCGGGCGGGCCTGCGCTCGGTGCGCGAGGCGACCGGCGTCCGGGTCGCCGGCGGGGAAATGGTCCGAACGTTCCGGGAGCTGCTGGACCTGGTCGAATCCGACGCACTGGACGTTTACCAGCCGGATGTCGCGTTGGCCGGCGGCATGTCGCGTGCCCGCACGCTCGCCGAGCTGGTGCTGGCCCGCAACCGGCTCTTCACGCCGCACACCTGGTCGAACGGGCTCGGCCTGCTCGCGAACCTGCACGTCACCGCCGGCGTCGGCGGGGGACCGTATCTGGAGTTTCCCTACGACCCGCCGTCCTGGACGCCGCGGCGGCGGGACTTCCTGCTCGCCACGCCGCTGGACATCGACGCGGACGGCCTGCTGCACGTGCCGTCCGCGCCCGGGTTGGGGATTGACGTCGACGAGGAGCGGTTCGGGAGGAAGCCATGA
- a CDS encoding iron-containing alcohol dehydrogenase family protein, with protein sequence MTDPVPAVEIGPYPVATFAAGALARLPGVVRATGARAVAVVTDRGLAATPLPERAVRLLREDGLRVAVFSDVHPNPTTDDVDAGGRFVRERAAEAVVSLGGGSALDAAKAIALAVTNDRRATELSWSSESSAGLVPALPIAAIPTTSGTGSECNDLGVLTDPARQRKCYLGGPTCLARQALLDPELTLGLPPRATAAAGIDCLTHAVESFLSARPNPWADGLDLQAVRLVAANLRRAVSAGSDLAARANLMIAAHTAGLAMRTTGLGVVHGVGHALGGRFDLPHGQALALVLGECLRFNREVREGRLARLAEPLGVADARKSAGHNADAAIAAVESLVADVELAGRLGEFGIGAEDLPDLVSDTLADGVLANTPRPLSADEVDGILRAVL encoded by the coding sequence ATGACTGATCCGGTACCGGCGGTCGAGATCGGCCCGTATCCGGTGGCCACCTTCGCCGCCGGTGCGCTCGCCCGGCTGCCCGGCGTGGTCCGCGCGACCGGGGCGCGGGCAGTCGCGGTGGTGACCGATCGCGGTCTGGCCGCCACCCCGCTGCCCGAGCGGGCCGTGCGGTTGCTGCGCGAGGACGGCCTGCGGGTCGCGGTCTTCTCCGATGTCCACCCGAATCCGACTACCGACGACGTCGATGCGGGCGGCCGGTTCGTTCGCGAACGGGCCGCCGAAGCGGTGGTCTCTCTCGGCGGCGGGTCCGCTTTGGACGCCGCGAAGGCCATCGCGCTCGCCGTGACCAACGATCGTCGGGCGACCGAACTGAGCTGGAGCAGCGAATCCTCGGCGGGCCTGGTGCCGGCGTTGCCGATCGCGGCGATCCCGACCACCTCGGGCACCGGGTCGGAATGCAACGACCTCGGCGTCCTCACCGACCCCGCGCGGCAGCGGAAGTGCTACCTGGGCGGCCCGACTTGCCTTGCCCGGCAAGCACTTCTCGATCCGGAGCTCACCCTGGGCCTGCCTCCCCGCGCCACCGCGGCAGCGGGCATCGACTGCCTGACGCACGCCGTCGAGTCGTTCTTGTCCGCCCGGCCGAATCCCTGGGCGGACGGCCTGGACCTGCAGGCAGTCCGGCTGGTCGCGGCGAATCTGCGGCGCGCGGTCTCGGCCGGCTCCGACCTGGCCGCGCGTGCGAACCTGATGATCGCCGCGCATACCGCGGGGCTGGCGATGCGGACGACCGGACTCGGTGTCGTGCACGGGGTCGGTCACGCGCTGGGCGGGCGGTTCGACCTGCCGCACGGCCAAGCCCTGGCGCTGGTGCTCGGCGAATGTCTCCGATTCAACCGCGAAGTGCGCGAAGGGCGGCTGGCCCGGCTGGCCGAACCGCTCGGCGTCGCGGACGCCCGGAAATCCGCCGGGCACAACGCGGACGCGGCGATCGCCGCGGTGGAAAGCCTGGTCGCGGATGTGGAACTGGCCGGGCGGCTGGGCGAATTCGGGATCGGCGCGGAAGATCTGCCGGATCTGGTGTCGGACACACTGGCGGACGGAGTGCTGGCGAACACGCCGCGCCCGCTGTCGGCGGACGAAGTGGACGGGATCCTGCGCGCGGTCTTGTGA
- a CDS encoding APC family permease, whose protein sequence is MTATLSRPETPASDRHRLSVLGGLAALSLDAMASVAYGPEAIVLVLAVAGGAGLGFTVPVTLAIAVLLAVLTLSYRQVIAAFPDGGGAYGVSRTHLGRRASLVAAASLIVDYVLNVAVSVAAGVAALTSAFPGLLPGRRWLCLGVLALITGVNLRGIAESARAFIVPTAVFVGSILTVIVAGLFRAAPAAAVTGGPLPSLQTVGLLLLLKAFANGCAALTGVEAIANAVPSFRLPRVRRAQRAEVALGGLLAVMLLGIAVLIGKFSIHPVEGVTVLSQVTAASLGNGFGYYLVQFSTVVLLALAANTSFGGLPVLAQLLAKHNNLPHVFALRAERQVYRYGVGFLAIAAAVLLVLSDGDMNALVPLFAIGVFVGFTLSQIGMVRRWFAARPRGWHGKAALNGFGALLTGFAAIVVTATKFSEGGWLIVIALPVLVLAMEWVHRSYRRIGDRLELGRTPPPPRPDRSLVVVPVHTVSRLTRDALAAALSLGDHVEAVHVSHPDEERATREFVASWEQWRPDVPLVQLYDEHRRLGEPIVEHLRRHGRCHLFVLIAEVEPERWWQRILQNRRGAVLARALRSGTDAVVCRMRFRVR, encoded by the coding sequence GTGACCGCAACCCTCTCCCGCCCGGAAACGCCCGCCTCCGACCGGCACCGGCTGTCCGTCCTCGGCGGGCTCGCCGCGCTGTCGCTCGACGCGATGGCGTCGGTCGCCTACGGCCCCGAAGCGATCGTGCTCGTCCTGGCCGTCGCGGGCGGCGCCGGGCTCGGCTTCACGGTGCCGGTCACCCTCGCGATCGCCGTCCTGCTCGCCGTGCTGACCCTCTCCTACCGGCAGGTCATCGCCGCGTTCCCGGACGGCGGCGGGGCGTACGGCGTGAGCCGCACCCATCTCGGACGCCGGGCGTCGCTGGTCGCGGCGGCCTCGCTGATCGTCGACTACGTGCTGAACGTCGCGGTCTCCGTCGCGGCCGGGGTGGCGGCGCTGACGTCCGCTTTTCCCGGGCTGCTCCCCGGCCGGCGGTGGCTCTGCCTCGGCGTCCTCGCCCTGATCACCGGCGTCAACCTGCGGGGCATCGCCGAAAGCGCCCGGGCGTTCATCGTGCCGACCGCGGTGTTTGTCGGCTCGATCCTGACCGTCATCGTGGCAGGGCTGTTTCGCGCCGCGCCGGCCGCAGCGGTCACCGGCGGCCCCCTGCCCAGCCTGCAGACGGTCGGACTCTTGTTGCTGCTCAAGGCTTTCGCCAATGGCTGTGCGGCGTTGACCGGGGTCGAGGCGATCGCCAACGCCGTCCCGTCCTTCCGCTTACCGCGCGTGCGCCGCGCGCAGCGAGCCGAGGTCGCGCTCGGCGGCCTGCTCGCGGTGATGCTGCTCGGCATCGCCGTCCTGATCGGCAAGTTCTCGATCCACCCGGTCGAAGGCGTGACGGTCCTGTCGCAGGTGACCGCCGCCTCGCTCGGGAACGGTTTCGGCTACTACCTCGTCCAGTTCTCCACCGTGGTCCTGCTGGCGCTCGCTGCCAACACCTCCTTCGGCGGCCTGCCCGTGCTCGCCCAACTGCTCGCGAAGCACAACAATCTGCCGCACGTCTTCGCGCTGCGGGCCGAACGCCAGGTCTACCGCTACGGCGTCGGCTTCCTCGCGATCGCGGCGGCGGTGCTGCTGGTCCTTTCGGACGGCGACATGAACGCCTTGGTACCTCTGTTCGCGATCGGCGTGTTCGTCGGCTTCACGCTGTCGCAGATCGGAATGGTCCGGCGCTGGTTCGCCGCCCGCCCGCGCGGCTGGCACGGCAAGGCCGCACTCAACGGGTTCGGCGCGCTGCTCACCGGATTCGCCGCGATCGTAGTCACCGCAACCAAATTCAGCGAGGGAGGTTGGTTGATCGTCATCGCGCTGCCGGTGCTCGTGCTGGCGATGGAGTGGGTGCACCGCAGTTACCGCCGCATCGGCGACCGGCTCGAGCTCGGCCGCACCCCGCCTCCGCCGCGCCCGGACCGGTCGCTGGTGGTGGTCCCGGTCCACACGGTGTCCAGGCTGACCCGCGACGCGCTCGCCGCCGCGCTCTCGCTGGGCGACCACGTCGAAGCCGTGCACGTCAGCCACCCCGACGAGGAACGCGCGACGCGGGAGTTCGTGGCCTCGTGGGAGCAGTGGCGCCCGGACGTCCCGCTGGTCCAGTTGTACGACGAGCACCGCCGCCTCGGCGAGCCGATCGTCGAGCACCTCCGCCGGCACGGCAGGTGCCACCTGTTCGTGCTGATCGCCGAGGTCGAGCCCGAGCGCTGGTGGCAACGCATCCTGCAGAACCGCCGCGGCGCGGTCCTGGCGCGAGCGCTGCGCAGCGGCACCGACGCGGTGGTCTGCCGGATGCGGTTCCGGGTGCGCTAG
- a CDS encoding DUF3040 domain-containing protein → MRTRQTPDTAHALRSIERDLRFTDARWVRRAFGQSAWPLRRTWPAACWTLTAAAASLVGFGVARPAFLPLALLGFVLAAVALCGHLTRQEALHPPPRRTPLPGPGTDPRRPGCRPSPR, encoded by the coding sequence ATGCGCACTCGCCAGACGCCGGACACCGCCCATGCCCTGCGGTCGATCGAACGGGACCTCCGCTTCACCGACGCGCGCTGGGTGCGCCGCGCCTTCGGCCAATCCGCCTGGCCGCTCCGTCGGACCTGGCCGGCCGCCTGCTGGACCCTCACCGCGGCAGCCGCCTCCCTCGTCGGCTTCGGGGTCGCCCGGCCCGCTTTCCTGCCGCTCGCGCTGCTCGGATTCGTCCTGGCCGCGGTCGCGCTCTGCGGGCACCTCACCCGCCAGGAAGCACTGCACCCGCCGCCCCGCCGGACTCCCCTGCCCGGCCCCGGGACCGACCCGCGCCGGCCCGGCTGCCGCCCGTCGCCGCGCTGA